In the genome of Quercus robur chromosome 3, dhQueRobu3.1, whole genome shotgun sequence, one region contains:
- the LOC126716617 gene encoding putative disease resistance protein RGA3 has translation MAWALVSAIKDQLSSFITSEFTLIANVNGEVKKLERKFDTIQAMLNDAEKRQLKDEAVKLWLDKLKHVSYEIDDVLDEWNTAMIKAEIEKQQKEFEEEEKAETSAAKKRKVWPLISVPNLFHHRDIAHKIKELNEKLDEIDREGEMYKFVLTRENEEFERPKTTSFVDVSDILGRDKVRDDLVRILLGESGEEERNPHVISLVGMGGIGKTALAQLGFNHCQVKAHFDTRIWVCVSEPFDQCKVARAIIQAFVFGGGDSNVTELQSLLEQICELIKGRKCFLVFDDVWTEDSTLWEPFRLALQNGAPGSKILITTRKNIVAKMMGSTYMINLEVLSDKDCWLVFSKIALCDKNFEECKQLEHIGRKIAKKCKGLPLAAKTLGSLMRFKKSIEQWEMVLCSRLWEFEDVERGLFAPLLLSYYDLPSPLKRCFSYCGVFPKDYVFSSDNLIFMWMAQGYIKSKGNMEMEIIARDYFENLAIRSFFQDFEKDEDDSKIKRCKMHDIVHDFAQLISKNECFSINSDIELGSDYKTARHLQLEIPKNTQFPESIYSAKNLRTLIFVYRSDYNLSTLFQHFKCLRTLTLNFEYCDTLEELPDAIENFIHLRYLNLVNYDGDGLPETICNLRNLQILNIIIVGVKFQKLPKGMGKLINLRHFILDLRYNWVKLEFPRGFGRLSSLRTLSYFNISGMDDSERCKLGELRNLNHLEGTLTINGLGSNVYEAENAQLKKKTGLRTLILRFGKWDSEKIIREIDVLVLNALEPPPNLEHLHIECYRGSTIFSNWTMSLTKLKVLYIRDCYYLEHLPPLGKLPFLESIEIHEAYSVKKVGVEFLGIDELEKKKKDDIIRIIFPNLKSLKFVYLDKWEEWNGIGEEDEEEEDDCIRRFTIMPRLQHLAIWVCPKLKLLPNFFHTAPLQNLKIFYSPFLRERCKRGTGEEWPKISHIPNINIDFKHLQRDGRELNPEMYWD, from the exons ATGGCTTGGGCTCTTGTTTCTGCTATCAAGGACCAGCTTAGTTCTTTCATTACTTCAGAGTTCACGTTGATTGCAAATGTTAACGGAGAAGTCAAAAAGCTTGAAAGAAAATTCGACACCATCCAGGCAATGCTCAACGATGCAGAGAAAAGGCAACTGAAGGATGAAGCTGTGAAGCTTTGGTTAGATAAACTCAAACACGTATCCTACGAGATCGACGACGTGTTGGATGAGTGGAACACTGCCATGATCAAAGCAGAGATTgagaaacaacaaaaagaattcgaagaagaagaaaaagctgAAACTAGTGCTGCTAAGAAGAGGAAGGTATGGCCCCTCATCTCAGTTCCTAATCTTTTTCATCATCGTGATATTGCTCATAAGATAAAAGAACTTAACGAAAAATTAGATGAGATTgacagagagggagagatgTACAAGTTTGTATTGACAAGggaaaatgaagaatttgagaGACCAAAAACTACTTCCTTTGTTGATGTGTCTGATATTCTTGGTCGTGATAAAGTTAGGGATGATCTAGTGAGAATCTTATTGGGCGAGAGTGGTGAAGAGGAAAGAAACCCCCATGTCATCTCTTTGGTCGGCATGGGTGGTATTGGGAAAACTGCCCTTGCCCAACTAGGCTTTAATCATTGTCAGGTGAAGGCCCATTTTGATACAAgaatttgggtttgtgtttctgaACCTTTTGATCAATGTAAGGTTGCCAGAGCAATCATTCAAGCTTTTGTTTTTGGAGGTGGTGACTCCAACGTTACGGAATTGCAAAGTCTATTggaacaaatatgtgaattgaTTAAGGGAAGGAAGTGTTTTCTTGTCTTTGACGATGTGTGGACTGAAGATTCCACATTGTGGGAGCCATTCAGGCTTGCACTCCAAAATGGTGCCCCAGGTAGTAAAATTCTGATCACCACACGTAAAAACATAGTTGCAAAGATGATGGGTAGTACATACATGATCAATTTGGAAGTACTTTCTGACAAAGACTGTTGGTTGGTGTTTAGTAAAATAGCACTTTGTGATAAGAATTTTGAGGAGTGTAAGCAACTGGAACACATTGGCAGAAAAATAGCGAAGAAGTGTAAAGGCTTGCCACTTGCTGCAAAGACTCTAGGAAGTTTAATGCGCTTCAAGAAGAGTATAGAACAATGGGAGATGGTTTTATGTAGTAGACTATGGGAATTCGAAGATGTTGAAAGAGGTCTTTTTGCGCCGTTGTTACTAAGTTATTATGATTTGCCCTCACCATTAAAAAGGTGTTTCTCATATTGTGGTGTCTTTCCAAAAGATTATGTCTTTTCTAGcgataatttgatatttatgtgGATGGCACAAGGATATATCAAGTCGAAGGGAAATATGGAGATGGAAATCATTGCTAGAGACTACTTTGAAAATTTAGCCATACGCTCTTTCTTCCAAGATTTTGAGAAAGATGAGGATGATAGCAAGATAAAAAGATGCAAAATGCATGACATAGTGCATGACTTTGCacaattaatttcaaaaaatgaatGCTTCTCAATCAATAGTGACATAGAGTTGGGATCAGATTATAAAACTGCCCGCCATTTGCAATTAGAAATTCCCAAAAATACTCAATTTCCTGAGTCTATTTATAGTGCAAAAAATCTGCGCACCCTAATTTTTGTATATCGAAGTGATTATAACTTATCTACTTTATTCCAACATTTTAAATGTTTACGAACATTaactttgaattttgaatattgTGATACGTTAGAGGAACTTCCAGATGCAATTGAAAATTTCATACATTTGAGGTATCTTAATTTAGTCAATTATGATGGAGACGGATTGCCTGAAACCATTTGTAATCTACGcaatttacaaattttgaatattataATCGTAGGTGTGAAGTTCCAAAAATTGCCAAAAGGGATGGGTAAACTAATTAACCTAAGACATTTTATTTTGGATCTCAGATACAATTGGGTAAAATTAGAGTTTCCAAGAGGATTTGGGAGATTGAGTTCTCTTAGAACATTAAGTTATTTCAACATAAGTGGTATGGATGACAGTGAAAGATGTAAACTAGGAGAATTAAGAAATTTGAACCACCTTGAAGGGACTCTTACAATAAATGGGTTGGGAAGCAATGTATATGAGGCCGAGAATGCACAACTAAAGAAGAAAACAGGTCTTCGTACTTTGATACTACGGTTTGGCAAATGGGATAGTGAGAAAATAATAAGGGAGATAGATGTATTAGTTTTGAATGCCTTAGAGCCGCCTCCAAACTTGGAACATTTACACATAGAATGCTACCGCGGATCGACAATATTTTCTAATTGGACGATGTCCTTAACCAAATTAAAAGTACTTTATATCAGAGACTGCTATTATTTAGAGCATTTGCCTCCTCTGGGAAAACTTCCGTTCCTTGAATCAATAGAGATACATGAAGCTTATAGTGTGAAAAAGGTGGGGGTTGAATTTTTGGGAATAGATGAattagaaaagaagaagaaagacgaTATAATAAGAATCATATTCCCAAATTTGAAATCTCTCAAATTTGTATATTTGGACAAGTGGGAAGAATGGAATGGGATtggagaagaagatgaggaagaagaagatgactgTATCAGAAGATTCACTATAATGCCACGTCTTCAACATTTGGCAATCTGGGTTTGCCCAAAGTTAAAGTTGCTGCCAAACTTCTTTCATACAGCTCCATTACAGAATTTGAAGATCTTTTACAGTCCATTTCTCAGAGAACGTTGCAAAAGAGGGACAGGAGAGGAGTGGCCCAAGATTTCCCACATTCCTAACATCAATATTGATTTCAAGCATTTGCAAAGAGACGGTCGAGAATTGAACCCAGAG ATGTATTGGGACTAG